TGGTTTCTCTATGTCCatcttcacagatgaggacaccaaGGCCCAGGAGAGTCACATGACTTGCCCATGACTACAGAGTTCACAGACGGGCGCCCAAATAGAGGCCAGGCCCACCTGGTTCCAGACTCCAGCTCTCCACACATCATGCCCCAGCCGTCAGGATGGTCTGGGTCTGAGTCGACTCACCTCCCGGGTCCTGTGCTCCCTTTGTCTTTCAGACTGGGTGCTGCTCCAGACCCCTCGCCTGGTGTTCCAGGCCGGGGAGACCATCAAGCTGAGGTGCCACAGCTGGAGGAACAAGCCTCTGCACAAGGTCATATTCTACCAGAATGGAAAAGCCAAGATGTTTTCCTACCAGAATTCCAGCTTCTCCATCCCAGAAGCCAACGCCAGCCACAGTGGCGAGTACCACTGCCTGGGAATCATAGGGAACACGAAACGCGTGTCACAGCCTGTGACTATCACCATGCAAGGTGGGGTCACTGTCCATgtagaaggaggggaggagagggatggACAGTCAGGACCAAGGTCATTGGACCCACATGGCCATCTGCAAAGGGCCACAGCAGCAGAACTGGCCATAGGGAAGAGAGACTGGCCggggggcaggagtgggggccAGAGCTCAGAGCTCTCAGTTTCCAGGTTCAAAGACTGTGGTGTCCCGTTAACATgcaggcccctcccccagggcagcAGCGAGCGCACCTCCCTCATTGGTGCAGGCTCCCGAAGCTCCTGGACATTCCTGAGAACTGAGGTTCTCCTCATGTCTTCTTAGTTCTCACGTCGTGCTGCCCATTTGCTCTCCAAAGCATGGCCTGGGCCGGACAGCTCAAGGCAGTGGTGGTGCACGGTGGTGCACGGTGGTGCTTCCTGCTATGGGGCTTCAGGctctgcctcccccgcccccgctaTCCCTGAGGAACCCTCCCCTCTGTTCTGCACTCAGCAGCACACCTGAGATTAGCGCAGAGACCTGGGGTAGGGGGCAGTATGTGCTGCCCCCATGTGTGGCCGGGACACAGTAGTTCCAGGGGCCGTGCTCTGGGGACAGCGATTGGCCGGTGAGGGAGCAGTCAGGGGGCGCCTGCCCGTCCTGAGGTCTGTgttccccagggcccagctctgGCAGCACTTTCCTGGTGATGCTCGTGCTGTTTGTGCTGATCGGCATCGCTTCTGTGGCAGTGATCACGGCCATGGTGGTCTGCTTCCGCCGGCGGCTACGGCATGTTACAGGTTTGTGCTTCCTCTTGGTCCCTCTTGTTCTCTGCTCCTCCCCGGCCAAGGCCCTAACCCCAAGCATTGCCAGAACCTGTATCTTTGGGCTAGAGAATCCTCACGTTCAGATGTGGCCCcgtgttttatttcttcattcacgttcattcattcaacaaggtTTGAACAGACTCGCGTATGTGTCGCGTGAGCACTGTGCTACACTCTGGGTGACACAGGAGTTGAGTCTGGGCCCTCAAAGAGTGCACAGCATCGTAGGGAAGACAGAATGCGagtccatcatcatcatcagagGGGCTGGAGCAGTAACAGAGGCGAAGGCCCTGGGTGCAGACGAGCCCACGTAGCCACGTGGCTGGGCGCTAGAGAAGCTTTCACGGGAGACAGTGTGGTGCGTCACTGCAGCACCGGTGCTGGGCCGGACTGCCCACGTGCCATCTCAGTTCCATGGCTTACCGCTGTGTGACCTTTGGTCAGtcacttgacttctctgtgcctcagtttctccacctgcaAAACAGGGCATGAGCAGAAGCTACCTGACAGGTGGTCCTGATGAATGAGGCTGAAGCTCTCACAGCGGCACATAAGGGTGGGGTATTATTACCGCGGGGAGTGTCAGCCGGGCAGAGAGGGCTGGGGGAGCCTTCCAGGCATGGAGCCATGGAATGAGGGGTGCCGTGGCTAGGATGGGGCTTGGAGGGGCCATGAGGAGGGTGCTGTTGAAGTCATGTATtgagaggcagaaaaaaaggacAGATGGCCAGGGGCCAGGTCGTCTTTGCTGCGGGCCAGTGGAAGATGTAGGTTCctgccctcagtttcccccagCACCCAGTGCGGGGACTACCACCGGGCAGTCAGGAAGTGAGGAGCTGCAGGTCTGGGAACCAGTTTATGGCTAATGAATGCACAGAACTGAGAGGGGGAAGGCCCTagaaatccaagaagcaaattgTCCCAACACATCGCACTGAAAAGCACTCGAGCCACCCTGACACGGAGACACCACTGAGGAAGAGCAGGCACTGCTAACACCTCCCCAAGCACTAACACCTCCTGGTCAGGTCGGCTCACAGCCAGGACCCCAGTTCCCAAAGAGTAAGCGCAGTGACGCAGAGAGATGGGAACGTGGTGCTTTTAAAAGGCAGAGGGAGCCTAAGAAGACGCAATGGAGTGGCCTCTGAGTCCACAGTGTCCCACAGTTGGCGTAGGGACCCGTGTGTCTCTAGACCAGCCCGTTTCTGGTCTGGGGCGTTCCCTGGGCAAGAGAGCTGGCactggggaggggaagggtctGTGTTGGTCCCGAGGCAGTCTTGCCTCTGGTCCTCGGCCCCAAGGACTCAGGCCCCACCCCATAATCCTACTAACGTCCTGTGTGCCCCTCCTGaccctcccaggaagccctgaGCACAGGGAAAAGGGAGAGGCTGCACCTGAGAAACCAGGTGAGTGTGGCCCCCTGGAAGGGGAGGGCTACCTGCTGGGTCTGCTCACCAAGTGGCTTGTGTGGGTTCAGCTGGGggcacaggagagggaagagggagggggaggagggcaggggctcAAATCGCTTGGTCAGCTCTGAGGCGAACTCCTGGGCCTAAACAGGACCTCTCTGGAGACGGCAGAAGAGGGACCCCTGTGCCGGGTAGAGAAGGGACCAGGGCTGCTGGGGGCATTTCCAGAGCAGGAAATGAGAGATATTTGGGTCTTTCTGTGGAGCATTGGCGGAGCTGGCACAGGACAGAGGCTAGAAGTTGTAAGATGGAGGCAAATAGAATTGAGGGGGAAGATtgtaagaggaaaggagaaggaggccGAGGGGAAAACCCTGGGTTACTGGAGTCTGGCTGTGTGCAGTGACGGCCGAGGGGGTCGGGCTCAGCTCTCAGGGACACAGGAAGTCCTGGGGTCTGGAGGCGTGAGTGTGCTTTGTGGGCAAAGCCAGGTTCCAGGCTTATTGCATGTGGGCCTGGCCCGTGCTCTGTCACCCTTGTGCGGGAGAATCTTTAACAAGTCATTCCCCCTCGGGGGTTTGGCCACTCACTGAGGAAATGAGCTCTGAGCCCCTCCAGGTCTGACACGAGACTCAGTGACGTCCCACCCTGGCCCAGGTGAGAGTGTGCAAAGAGCAGGAGTGTCCCAGGTGACCCCCCTGACTGTAGTTAGAGCCAGAGCACGAAGGACCTGGAGCGTTCTCCAGTCGGTCATCCCAGACAGCAGAGTCGGGCAGGAGAAGAGGCCCTCAGATGGCCTCTGACGGTGGAGGTGACTCAGAGCTGAGCAACAGATTTGAGAGCTGGAGCACATGGCGCTGTGTGGCTGCGCTTGGAGCAGGGCCGGCCCTATATCCCTGGGCCAGACCATTTGGGGGGGACTGGGCCTGAGTCCACACGGGCCAGCCCAGCTCTGGAAAGAAGCCCACATGCCGCAGGACCAGCCACTCCGGTGTTTGGTTCTCTCTCCACTGGCCTAAATGCACTTCGCAGCCAGGACGTGGCTGAGGCTTCCCAGAAGGCATAGCCGCCCGCGGGGGTGTCAGGAGGCGGTTAGAAGGAGCAGTGAGAATGGGCCTGGGCTGGAAGGTGGAGCCTGGCAAACAGGGTGCTTGGCGCAGGGGACAGCACAGACGCTGGGTGTGTAGCCTCAGACCCCTGCCCTCCCTGCACACACTGAGGCTGCTTCCGGCTGGCCAGGCCTGAGGGGAGTCACCAGAAAAGGACTGGCTCAGTCGCTCTCTTTTTAATGTCATCGTGTAAACAGCTTCTTCCAAATTCCAACAAAGATGCACTCGCTCCTGCCACAGTGGGCGTGGCCCTCAGGGTTCTCTTGTGAATTCTGTGGATGCAAAACTCCAGACCTGCCCTCAAGCTGACACTGagcaacccccccccccaccccccatcccaggAGCCACCTGCTTCACTGCTGGGAAAACTGAGCTGTCCctgaaaagcaaaaactaaagcaTGGGGCCCAAatgcctgcctccctctgccaTGTGGCCAGTGGGGCCCAGGCTGGGGCTCCAGAGTGGGGCCGGCCATGCATTCACTCGTTGGGTTTGGGCTTTGCTGGCGTTGGGTTTGGGCTTTGCTTGGCAGCTGCTAACGGCAGTAGGCCCCAGCAGTAGTGCCCCAGCTGACCTGTCTTTTTGCCCACAGCCAACGTCACTAATGCTGAAGAGGCTGCCCAAAAGGAGGTGAGCCACTGCCATCCCCACTCAATcacttgcccctcccccacctgcccttcCCCCCACTGTCGCCTGCCACCCCTCAGCCCCCCCCCCCTTCATCTCCAGGGACCCAAGCTGCCTCTCTCTCCGCAGGAGGAGAACACAATCACCTACTCACTCCTGCTGTATCCGGACGCTCAGGAGCAAAAGCCTGAGCCCAATGAGTACCAGAACATGTAGTCCGCCTCCCCACCCTCATCTGGGACGACTGCGACATGCAGGGCAGCCAGAGGGGCCAGTCTGGCCTccgggaggggaggaggaggctgCTGTGCTTCCAGAGGACGAGGACTCGTCCACCCTGATCCGTGTACATCCTGAGGCCCCTGTCCTGAAAGTGCACACCACGCGTCCCAGGTGCCTGGCGGGCTGACCCCTGGGCCTCAGCACTTCTCACCATCAAGACTCCACTGTCACATCCTGATTCCTCTGTAGCCACACAGGAAATGCTCACGTTACAGGTCGCACGAGAAGAATTGTGTAAATAGACATGATCGCAGAAATGTTGAAGCCCACTAACCCATCTCATTAAAGTAGCTGTTTCAGGGGACGGGCTCtgctgctcttttctttcttcacctttCGTGTACAGACTATgtgttgcttttataataaaactctgTGATGATGACATTCCCTTTACGTCTTAAGGCTGTGTTGGTGGAATGTAGACTGGTTTGGGGGCTGTTTCTCGTCAGTGGTAAGGCTCGTGGGAAGGTAATGGAGGGAAGCAgatggggagggaaggtgggCGTATAGGGTGAgtccctctgcctgaaatttGCATCCTTGTTTCCTTGCCTTCGcccccctctcctgcccccacaaATAAAACCATCACTTTGTTTTGCGACTCCCGTTCTCAGGAAACCCCGTTTCAGGTGTGTCTTCAGTGAAGAGTTGTGATGTCCTGCCACTCGGTTCTCCTGTCGGTGACCAGAAGGATGTGGCCTCAGAGAAGCCATCCCAGCAGGTTAGACTCATGACTGGCAGCTTCCTGCAGGGTTCGTGGGTGCCCTTGGAGAGGCCCCTTTTCCGGGACCCTAATACAGCTTCTGGGTACAAATTGTTGCATCCAGGATTTAGCTGCTGCCCTGGCTGGGTAGTCTCCCTGGCTGTCTGTGGTGCGTTTCATATTTATTCTACACATACTGTTACAATAATGGACAATAATAATTGCAGTGGCCAGGTTACTGGGGGCCTTGCTTTATGCCAAACTCTGTGTTTTAGAATTAGAGAATTTATGACTATGGCcatttctatttctgcttttttgATTTTCCCGTTCACATTCTCTTGGCCATTTTTCTGGTAACAATGTATATccctttatttataaattacatagtGGCAACCTATTTTCTTTGAttcatatgtaaatttttttactGCACTgatgttttttataaaattaaaatacaggtaaacgaaaaaagataattaagatCACCTGTACACCCACAAACCAGAAAGAATGAATGCTACCATTTAAAGGATGTCAGTCCATGTTCCTGCCTCGAGCAGCACGTGTTAAGCATACATAGTTTTAGAATTGGATCACATTATATTTTCACATGTCCATAAATACACATAGGCAAGAAGTCATGCTCATTGGAAGCACATAAGCTCAAACAATGCAGAAATAGAGTAAAGATGAAATTTCCCTTTGTCCCTACCCCCCAATCCTGTTACCCTTTCTATGGATAACTGGTGTTGAACATGTGATATGTATTTCTGGGTTGGGGGGATACGCGTCTAAcacatatttatagttttttaagACTGTAAATGAGGCCGTACTGTTTATATGTGTGCGCAGGCTGCTCATTTTGATTAAGAGCGTATTGTGGTGCTCATTCCCTGGAAATGCTTTCTTTT
This DNA window, taken from Rhinolophus ferrumequinum isolate MPI-CBG mRhiFer1 chromosome 22, mRhiFer1_v1.p, whole genome shotgun sequence, encodes the following:
- the FCGR2B gene encoding low affinity immunoglobulin gamma Fc region receptor II-b, coding for MSLPRARRPVHRSEAGLSGRTHRTEVESHSSRHFGQSEPASSPPPRGPALLALNSSDLPFPWTDTPDAVTPAALPKAVLSLQPPWINLLQEDNVTLSCQGPHAPGNSPTRWFHNGNPIPAQVQPSYRLQVSSNDSGNYSCQTDQTSLSDPVHLDVVSDWVLLQTPRLVFQAGETIKLRCHSWRNKPLHKVIFYQNGKAKMFSYQNSSFSIPEANASHSGEYHCLGIIGNTKRVSQPVTITMQGPSSGSTFLVMLVLFVLIGIASVAVITAMVVCFRRRLRHVTGSPEHREKGEAAPEKPANVTNAEEAAQKEEENTITYSLLLYPDAQEQKPEPNEYQNM